From Candidatus Manganitrophus morganii, the proteins below share one genomic window:
- the atpG gene encoding ATP synthase F1 subunit gamma encodes MPVLTLRQLRERIRGAQKTKQITRTMQMVAASRLKKSEEKFRQAKPFAKKMEMILSHLQQFSEEFTHPFFESREVKSIGLVVVTSDRGLCGAYNGNVIARAEEFLAEHKAQTVKLMLIGKKGYDYFKKRDWPIHLNALDIAGKGDFQRISEITQQIIQAYLSREVDAVYLIFTSYISALSVKPICVKFLNLQQEGEVKPIQTILEPSLPEILDQFLPQFVTSKMYISLMEAFTAENSARMIAMKTATDNAKEMIERLTLQRNKARQAAITKEILEIVTAGEALKA; translated from the coding sequence ATGCCGGTTCTGACCCTTCGGCAGCTCCGCGAGCGAATTCGCGGCGCCCAGAAGACGAAGCAGATCACCAGGACCATGCAGATGGTCGCCGCTTCCCGCCTCAAGAAGTCCGAGGAGAAATTCCGGCAGGCCAAGCCGTTCGCTAAAAAGATGGAGATGATCCTTTCCCATCTTCAGCAGTTCAGCGAGGAGTTTACGCATCCTTTCTTCGAGAGCCGGGAGGTCAAGTCGATCGGCCTGGTGGTCGTCACGTCGGATCGGGGCCTCTGCGGCGCTTACAACGGCAACGTAATCGCGCGGGCGGAAGAGTTTCTTGCCGAGCACAAGGCGCAGACCGTCAAGTTGATGCTGATTGGAAAGAAGGGGTACGACTATTTCAAAAAACGGGATTGGCCGATCCATCTGAATGCGCTCGATATCGCCGGCAAGGGGGACTTCCAACGAATTTCCGAGATTACCCAGCAGATTATCCAGGCCTACCTCTCGCGCGAGGTCGACGCGGTCTATCTGATTTTTACGAGCTATATTTCGGCCCTGTCGGTCAAACCGATCTGCGTGAAGTTCCTCAACCTTCAGCAGGAAGGGGAGGTCAAGCCGATCCAGACGATTTTGGAGCCGAGTCTTCCTGAAATCCTCGATCAGTTCCTGCCGCAGTTTGTGACGTCCAAGATGTATATCTCTCTGATGGAGGCATTCACGGCGGAGAACTCGGCGCGGATGATCGCCATGAAAACGGCGACCGATAACGCGAAGGAGATGATCGAGCGACTCACCCTCCAGCGCAACAAAGCGCGACAGGCGGCGATTACGAAAGAGATTTTGGAAATTGTCACGGCGGGTGAGGCGCTGAAGGCTTAG
- a CDS encoding F0F1 ATP synthase subunit epsilon, whose amino-acid sequence MAEKTFHLTVITPDRVFFDGPVRSIVAPGGDGSLGVLVDHAPLITTLQTGRLSVTSPEGKVQSFLIGPGFLDILKNEVVLLTESAKADHPTNLS is encoded by the coding sequence ATGGCTGAAAAAACATTTCATCTCACCGTGATTACACCCGATCGGGTCTTTTTCGACGGCCCGGTTCGATCGATCGTGGCCCCCGGAGGCGACGGAAGCCTGGGGGTCTTGGTCGATCATGCCCCGCTCATCACCACCCTCCAGACCGGCCGGCTTTCGGTCACCTCTCCCGAAGGAAAAGTGCAGTCCTTCCTCATCGGTCCCGGCTTTCTCGATATTCTCAAAAACGAGGTCGTCCTCCTGACCGAGTCCGCCAAGGCGGACCATCCGACAAATTTGTCTTAA
- the atpD gene encoding F0F1 ATP synthase subunit beta, producing MATATTTGHIVQVIGPTVDIRFPAEQLPPILNAVKIEDAKLGINLIVEIAQHIGNDIVRCIAMGSTDGLVRGMEAKDTGAPISVPVGEQSLGRIFNVLGETIDGKGGIAKPDQRWPIHRPSPSFEEQVPVASILETGIKVVDLLAPYAKGGKVGLFGGAGVGKTVIIMELIRNIATEHGGYSVFAGVGERTREGNELYMEMSGSGVLDKTVLVFGQMNEPPGSRLRIGLSALTMAEYFRDEKGQDVLLFVDNIFRFVQAGSEVSALLGRMPSAVGYQPSLGTEMGELQERITSTTKGSITSVQAIYVPADDITDPAPATTFSHLDATTVLSRQIAELGIYPAVDPLDSTSRLMDPRIIGDQHYQTARAVQRTLQRYKDLQDIIAILGMDELSEEDRVTVQRARKIQRFLSQPFFVAETFTGIPGKYVKLADSIKSFQMIVDGKYDSLPEQAFYMVGTIEEAQEKAEKLRK from the coding sequence ATGGCAACAGCAACAACGACAGGGCATATTGTTCAGGTGATCGGTCCGACGGTCGATATCCGGTTTCCGGCCGAACAGCTTCCTCCCATCCTCAATGCGGTGAAGATCGAAGATGCCAAGTTAGGCATTAACCTGATTGTGGAAATTGCCCAGCACATCGGAAACGACATCGTCCGTTGCATCGCGATGGGGTCGACCGATGGTCTGGTGCGCGGCATGGAGGCCAAAGATACCGGCGCGCCGATCTCCGTCCCCGTGGGTGAACAGTCGCTCGGGCGAATCTTCAACGTCCTGGGAGAGACGATCGACGGCAAGGGAGGCATTGCCAAGCCCGATCAGCGTTGGCCGATCCATCGGCCGAGCCCTTCTTTCGAAGAGCAGGTGCCGGTCGCTTCGATTCTGGAAACCGGAATCAAGGTGGTCGATCTTCTCGCCCCTTACGCGAAGGGAGGAAAGGTCGGACTCTTCGGCGGCGCCGGGGTGGGAAAGACCGTCATCATCATGGAGTTGATCCGGAACATCGCGACCGAGCATGGCGGCTACTCCGTCTTCGCCGGCGTGGGAGAGCGGACCCGCGAGGGGAACGAGCTCTACATGGAGATGAGCGGATCGGGAGTGCTCGACAAAACCGTTCTCGTCTTCGGCCAGATGAACGAGCCGCCCGGCTCCCGGTTGCGGATCGGTCTTTCGGCATTGACGATGGCCGAATATTTCCGCGATGAAAAGGGGCAGGATGTGCTTCTCTTCGTCGACAATATTTTCCGGTTCGTTCAGGCCGGCTCCGAGGTGTCGGCGTTGTTGGGGAGAATGCCCTCCGCCGTGGGATACCAGCCGAGTCTCGGAACCGAGATGGGCGAGCTGCAGGAGCGGATCACCTCGACGACCAAGGGGTCGATCACATCGGTTCAGGCCATTTACGTTCCGGCGGACGACATCACCGATCCGGCGCCGGCGACGACCTTCTCCCACCTTGATGCGACGACGGTGCTTTCCCGGCAGATTGCGGAGCTGGGGATTTATCCGGCGGTCGATCCGCTCGATTCAACCTCTCGCCTCATGGACCCGCGAATCATCGGCGACCAGCATTATCAAACCGCCCGCGCGGTCCAGCGGACACTGCAGCGCTACAAAGATCTTCAAGACATTATCGCCATCTTGGGGATGGACGAGTTGTCCGAAGAAGATCGGGTCACGGTGCAGCGCGCCCGGAAGATCCAGCGGTTCCTCTCCCAGCCGTTCTTCGTGGCGGAGACCTTCACCGGCATCCCGGGGAAATATGTGAAGCTGGCCGACTCGATCAAGAGCTTCCAGATGATCGTCGATGGAAAATACGACAGTCTCCCCGAGCAGGCGTTTTACATGGTCGGAACCATCGAAGAGGCGCAGGAAAAGGCGGAAAAACTCAGAAAATAA